In Candidatus Microthrix subdominans, the DNA window GCCGACGGCAAGGTGGTTACCCAGCTGCTCAACTCCCGCAAGCGGTAGCATCCTGCGGGTGCGACCTCGTCAAAGTCGAGTGCTCGGGCATTCCCGCCGCGGTGGGAGCGCCCTGGCGGTGTGGGCCATTTCACTCAGCGCCGTCGGGCTGCTGGCCGGCGGATGCGCGACCACGCCCCCTCGGGCGTTCGCCTTCCCGGTGAAGTCGTCGGCCACCCGTTATGCCCGCACCCACCACCACTACCCGGCGGCGGACATGTTCGCCCCCTGCGGCACGGCGGTGGTGGCCCCCACCGATGCCGTGGTCGAGGAGGTCGAGACACGGGACCGGTGGAGACGGGCCACCGACGATCCTGCGCTGCGCAGCGGGCTGCTGGTGTCGCTCGTCGACTTCCGGGGCGTGCGCTACTACGGCAGCCACCTGTCGAAGGTGCAGGTGTCGGTGGGCCAGCGAGTGAGCCGTGGGCAACGGGTGGGATCGGTGGGCGACACCGGCAACGCCAAGGGCACCGGCTGCCACCTCCACTTCGGGCTGTCGCCCGCTTGCCTCACCGGCTGGCAGAATCGCAGGGGCAAACTCGCCCCTCAGCCCTATCTGGACTCGTGGCGCAAGGGTGCCCGGAACGACCCGGCTCCGGCGATCGCCCGCATGGCCTGCCGGTGAGCAGATCTCCCGCCCGCGGAGCGGTGGTTTGGTCACCCAGTGCGGATCCGGCGACGGCGCCGGCGCGAGGCCCTGCACGCGCTTGCCTTGGCGTCCCACGGTGAGCTATGGTCAAGCCGTACGACGTACGAGCAGCTGGAGCGACATGCCGTGACGATCCGACGGAGTCTCCTGGTAGGAATGCTGCTCACCGTTGCGATCGGTGCGATCCTGATGGCCAGTCCGTTGCGTTCGGTCACGTCTGACGCCTTCGACAAGGTGAGCGTGACCCGCTCAACCAAGGAGGGCAAGACCAGTGCGGCGGGTTCGGAGCTCAACGTGTCGGGCGCCTCGGCCGAGGATATCGATCGGTCGCTGGTCGGTGTGGCCACGCTGGGAGCGGTTTTCCTTGGTCTCTCCGCGCTGATGTTTGTCATCGTCGCTATCAGCCTGCGTTTCTGAAGCAACAGTCGTTCTCGCAACGGGGTGGGTCGGATCGAGCCCGAGGTGGCAGGCTGTGCCCGATGACCGAGGATCTTGCGTGAGCCCGACCGAGCCCATTGAAGCGACCGGGCACGGCGGCCTGCCGGCGGGTATCGCCCCTTCGGTCCTCGACCTGTTTGGCAACACCCCGCTGGTCCGCCTTGGTCGCCTGTCCGAGCAGGAAGGCCTGGTCGCCACGCTGGCGATGAAGATGGAGACCACCAATCCTGGCGGTTCGACCAAGGACCGTCCGGCGCTGCAGATGATCCTCGACGCCGAGGCCGCCGGCGAGCTGGTTCCCGGTGGCACGATCGTCGAACCGACCAGTGGCAACACCGGCGTTGGCCTGGCGATCGTCGCTGCCCAACGGGGCTACGATTGCATCTTCGTCATGACCGACAAGGTGGCTCCCGAGAAGGTCGACCTGCTCCGCTCCTACGGGGCGGAGGTGGTCGTGTGCCCGGTGGCGGTGGCACCCGAGGACCCCGAGAGCTACTACTCGGTGGCCGAGCGGCTGGTCGAGGAGACCCCCAACGCCTATCGGCCCAACCAGTACGCCAACCCGTCCAACCCGGCCGCCCACACCGCCTCGACCGGCCCCGAACTGTGGGCACAGACCGAGGGACGCATCACCCACTTCGTCGCCGGCGCCGGCACCTGCGGCACGATCACCGGCGTGGCGACGTACCTCAAGGCGCAGAACCCCGAGATTCAGATCATCGCAGCCGACCCCGAAGGTTCGGTGTTCTCCGGTGGCTCCGGGCGGCCCTACCTGGTCGAAGGGGTCGGCGAGGACTTCTTCCCCGACGCCTGGAACACCGACCTGTACGACGGCATCATCGCCGTGTCCGACGCGGACAGCTTCTCGATGGCTCGGCGGGTGGCCCGCACCGAGGGCATCCTCGTCGGCGGCTCGGGCGGCATGGCGGTGGCCGCTGCGCTACAGGTGGCCGCCGCGGCCGGGCCCGACGACCTGGTCGTCGTCCTCAACCCCGACTCTGGGCGTGGCTACCTGTCCAAGGTGTTCAACGACGACTGGATGGCCAACTTCGGGTTCACGACGTCCTCCGGGCCGACGCTTGCAGACGCCATCGAGCGCTCGGGCGGGCCACGCGACCTGTTGTACGTCAACCCCGAGCAGCCGGTGCGGGAGGCGATCGACGTGATGCGCTCCAACGGCATCAGCCAACTGCCGGTGTGCAAGAACACGCCGCCCTTCGCCGCCGCAGAGGTGATGGGCTCCGTCGACGAGCTGGTGCTGATGCGGGCCGCCGCTGGTGATCGGGCCACCCTGGACCTGCCGGTCGAGTCGGTGCTGGGCCCCAGCCTGCCGACGATCGGGATCGGCCAGGAGGTCAATTTGGCGATCGAGCAGCTCCGCACCGCTACCGCCCTCCTCGTGCTGGGCGGTGGCCGGCCCTGTTGCATCCTGACCCGCAGCGACGTGCTGGGGTTTCTTGAGTTTGGGGATGACCCAGGAGGAGATCGCCATGTCGACTGACGCCCAACCCGGGAAAGCCCACGGTTTCGCCACCCGGGCGATCCACGCCGGCCAGCCCCACGATCCGATCACCGGCGCCGTCGTCACCCCGATCAGCCTGGCCACCACCTTCGCCCAGCCCGAGGTGGGCCAGCTGATGGGCGGCTTCGAGTACGGCCGCACGGGCAACCCGACCCGGGCCGCCTACGAGGCCTGCCTGGCCAGCCTGGAGGGAGGCACCGATGCGGTGGCCTTCGCCTCGGGGCTGTCGGCCGAGGACGCACTGCTCCGGCTGGTTGCGCCCGGCAGCAGGATCGTGCTCGGCGACGACGCCTACGGCGGCACGTACCGGCTGATCTCGGCGGTCCATGCCCTCGAAGGCCGCGATCACCTGGCCTTCGACCTGACCGACCCGGGCAAGCTGGAGGCCAACTGGCCCGACGATGCGACGATGGTGTGGCTCGAGACGCCGACCAACCCGCTGCTCACCTGCCTGGACATCACGGCGATCGCCGAGGTGGCCCACGCCCACGGGGCGATCCTGGTGGTCGACAACACCTTCGCCACCCCGGCGCTCCAGCGTCCTTTGGAGCACGGCGCCGACGTCGTCGTGCACTCCGCCACCAAGTACCTGGGTGGCCACTCCGACGTGGTCGGTGGCATCGTCGCCACCTCCGATGAGGAGCTGGCCCAGCGGCTGCGCTACCTGCAGAACGCCGTCGGCGCGGTGCCGTCGCCCTTCGACTGCTATCTGGTGCTGCGGGGCCTCAAGACCCTGGACGTCCGCATGGAGCGGCACAGCGCCAACGCCGCGGTGATCGCCGAGGCGCTCCAGGCCCACCCGCAGGTTGAGCGCGTGCGCTACCCGGGGTTGAAGAGCCACCCGACCCACCGGGTGGCCGCCCGGCAGATGTCCGGGTTCGGCGGCATGGTGAGCTTCGAGTGTCGAGGCGGCGAGGCGGCGGCGCTCGAGGTGGTCAGCCACACCGAGCTGTTCACGCTGGCCGAGTCGCTCGGCGCAGTCGAGAGCCTGATCGAACATCCGGGTCGGATGACGCACGCGTCCGCAGCCGGTTCGCCCCTCGAGGTGCCCGCCTCGCTGGTGCGCTGTTCGGTGGGCATCGAGGATGCGGCCGACCTGGTCGCCGACCTGACCGCTGCGCTCGACCGCCTCCCCTGAGTCCCAACGGGTCCGCCGGACCCTGTGGTGTCAGCTCGACGCCGGTGCCGGGTCGGTGAGCAGCGCTGCGATCCGATCGAGGGGAAGGTCGAGCAGCGAGTCACCGGGACGCACCGTCGTACCGAGCGAGGCGAGGTGGTCGCTCGCTGCGGCCCGGGCCTGGCGACGCGTGGGTGGGGGATCGATCTCCGATGACCGGGTCAGCCACTCGGCGATCACGTTGCGGGGGTTGGCATGGCCGCGTCCGACCAGCGGCGGGCCGGCAGGTGAGGCCGGGGCCTCGTCGTCGATTCGGCGGGCGACCAGCAGGTCGGCCCCCGCTACCGCCCGCTGGGCCGGTTCGAGGCGCCACCACCTCGACAGGTGGGCCTCGACCCAGCCGCGACCTCCGGTCGTATCCCGCTGCTCGGGATCGGCGCTGCGGTCGGCTGTGTCGACGTCGCACACGAGCACCGCAGAGGGCGCCGCCAGCGCCAGGAGGGCTCGGGGCAACCATGCCCCCGGATCGCCGCGCAGGTCGACGACCGGGACCGCTCCGCTGCGCAGCTTGGGCGCCTGGTCGCCACCGATCAAGCGCCGGACCCCGATCACCTGGGCGTCCGGCCCGGCCTCCTCGGTGGCGGCGCTCAGCGGCGCCGAGTCGGCCTCGATCGCCGAACGAGCAGCGGCCGGACCCTGGGAGTAGAGGTTTTCGGCCGCCTCGCCCTGGGTGCCCTCGCGGCCGGTCGGTGCGAGCAGATACAGGTCGGCGCGGCCGCCGATCGCTTCGGCACCTGCGTAGGTGACGACGTCGGGCCACATGGCCGAGATGGCGAAGGCGGCGCGCATCATCTCGCGCTGCACCTGCCAGCCGAGGGTCGCACGGGTCTCGCCGAAACCGTAGGTCACCGCCACCCGCCCGTCGGGCCCCGCCAGCGCATCGGTGGCGACGGCGAGGAACGCGGCCATGCCCTCCGGAGTGAAGGGCGGGTTGACGATGACCAGGTCGGCCCAGTCGGCCAGCGATCGGGGCAGACCAACCCGCACGTCACACCACCGCAACAGCGGTCCGCGCCCGTCCAGGCCGGTCGACCCGAGGGTCGCGAGGACGGAGTCGTCGACGTCGACGACGGCCACCTCTTCAGCCCGGCCGTCGGCGGCGAGCGCGAGGGCGTCGAGGTCGCGTCCGCCCAGCACGAGCACGTGGGCGCCCCGCAGATCGAGGTGGCGGTCGAGCACGTCGAGGCGGGCGGCTACGCCGTCGTGGGTGGCCGGGCGGTGATCGAGATCCCGACGCGGTGCGTCCAGCCCGAGCGACCAGGCCTGAAGGCGGGTGTGCAGTTCCGGGTCGGTGAAGGCTCCTGATTCCGAGGGCCCGTCGAGTGCCCAGCCTTCGATCAGCTCGGCCCGCAACGGGTCGGAGAGCTCCCAGCGGTCGTCCTCGAGGCTCAGGCCAGGGGTGGCCTCTTCATCGCCGGCGGCGGTCGTCAACCCTGCGAGCAGCGCCTCGATACCCCGCCGCGAGATGCCGCTGGCGGCGACGAGCTCACCGATCGAGGCCGGTCCCTCGACGAGCAGCGCGACGGCCGGGCGCAGTGCGATCGTCGCCAGGCCTGCAGGAGCTTTCGCTGCGCTGATGACCTGCTCCTCGTCGATGACCTGCTCCTCGTTCGTGCCGTGCTCGTCGTTCATGATGTGCCCCCCAGCGATGGTGCATTGCGTCGGCCGAGTTGGTCGAGAGCGTTGAGCACGGGCGTGTCGGCGATCAGCTTGGTGAAGCTGACCCGTTCGCTGGCCAGGGTGGTGGCGATCACGCCGGCCAGCGCGAGGTGGCGGGCCCTGGGTGACCAGCGACGAACCGCGTCGACCGCCAGTGCCGCCCCGAGTGCGTTGGCTCCGGTATCGCCCAGCATCGCCCGCTCGGCGAGATCGTCGCCGAGCAGCCCGAGCGCCGTGCCGATCACCGCGCCGGACTCGGGGCCTGGCTGACGCTGCGCCGGGACGGCCGCCAAAGCGGTTGCGACGAGGAGTGAAACCTTGAGTGCCCGGCCCGGCCGGAGGTCGAAGAGGTTGATCAGGTTGGCAGAACCGGCGATCAGTGCGCCGTCCGCCGCCACGACCAGCGGGTGGGATCGGCCACGGGATCCCAGGGTGGCGGCCAGCAGGCCGGCGGCGCCGATGGCGACGATCTTGACCGCCCCGGTGGTCACCTCGCCACGGGCCAATGCCCGGAGATGCCCCCCGATCCCCTTGGTGTCGGTGACGCCGAACAGATCATCGAGACCGCCGGCAAGGCCCGCCCCCACGACGGCGACCAACCCGGGCGTTGCGCTCGCCGGAGCGTCGCCTGCGATCACCGTCCCCACCATCACGCCGGAGGCCAGCCCGATGACCGCCGCCGGGCCTCCGAGCAGGGTGACCGGTTCGGCCCGGTGGTTGGTGCGCTGCCAGCGCGCCGCACCGCCCGGGACCCGTCCGGGCAGCACCCGAAGCGACCCCGAGGCCGCAACGGCGGCGGCACCGGTTGCCAGGGGTCGGGAGACGGTGAAGCGGAGCGGCGTAGGCGGTGACACCCATGCCACGGTATCGGTCCCGGCGAGCCACCCTCGATGCCGTGCCGGGCCTCGGCCCGATAGGTTGCCTTGGTGGGCGAGAAGGCCGCCCGGGAGCATCGATGGAACATCGGAGGAGTGGGGAGTGAGAACGTTGGCCAGCCGACGGGGGTCCGTGGCCGCTGGTGCCCGACATCGCACAGGCCGATGGGCGGCAGGCCTCGTGCTCCTCGCCGTGGGCTGCTCCTCGACGGAGGATTCTACGGCCGATTCCGGACCTCAGCCGTCTGGCGATCCGGCCGAGCTGGCCTCGCAGGTCGTGGCGCGGTTTCCGGCCGAGGAGGCGACGGCGTTGGCCGTTGACGAAGACGGTCAACTGTTTGTCGGCGAACGTCTCAGCGGACGGGTGTCGAAGGTCGACCCGGACTCGGGTGAGGCCGAGGCGCTGTTCACCGTCGACGACCTCGACACCGATCTGGAACAGGGCGGACTGCTCGATGTCGCCATCGACACCGAGGGCACCCTGCTCGTCTCCTACACAGCCACCGACGGCCACCTCGTGATCGACGAGGTCGCCGGCTCCCCGGGGAAGCTCACCCGTCGTTGGGACGGGCCGGTTGCTGCGGAGCGATCAAACGGTGGCCGTCTGGCCGTGCTGGGCGGCGATACCGCCGAACAGGACACGCTCGTGGTCGGGGTCGGCGACCTGCTCGACCCCGAGTCGAGTCCGCTGCCCGACACCGCCAACGGAAAGCTGCTCGTCGTCAACGATTCGGGTGAGGCCAGCCCGTTCGCCACGGGGCTCAACAACCCATTCGCGCTGGGGACCGATGGGAAGAACACGGTGTGGGTCGCCGACAACGCTCCGGGTGATAACCCTGAGCGGCTGTTGCGCCTGACCGCCGCCCGTTCCGAGAAGGTGGCCTCCTGGACCGACACCCGGGTGCCCTCCGGACTGGCGGTGCTCGACGACCGCACCTTGGCCATCTGCTACTACGCCACCGGCGAGCTGGTGCTCGTCGATGCAGACAACCCCCAAGGGGGCTCCGGACCGCTGGTGGCGGACGATTGCCGGTTCGGGGTGCAGTCGCTCGGCGACCGGCGCCTGGCCTACGCAACCGACGATGAGGTGGTCATCGTCGACGTCGCCGGCTGACGATCTCACTCGGCCGGCGGGAGTTCCACCAGGCGATCGTCGGCGGTGATCAACCGGGTGCTCAACCCGATCGCCATCACGGTCGTCGTCACCGCCACCGAACCGAGGATGAGGTACATCACCGCCAGCTGCACCCTCACCGCGGCCGCCGGCTCCACTCCGGCCAGAATCAATCCGACCATCGCCCCGGGCAAAAAGACCAGCCCCACCGACTTGGTCGTCTCGATCTGGGGGATGAGGGCCGTTCGTGACGCGGCTCGCAACTGGGGCTGGACGGCCTGGCGGCCCGAAAGGCCCAGCGCCAACCGTGCCTCGACCCGGTCACGTTGTTCTCGAAGCTCCTCGATCGTGCGACGAGCGGCCAGGACGGTCGAAGACAACGAGTTGCCGATCACCATGCCGGCCAGCGGCACGATGGTGCGGGACGTCATCGGAAAGATCCCTGCACCGAAGAGAACACCGAGTGAGATGATCGTCGTGGTCGAGAAGGCGACAAGGGCCAGGGGGAACGCTGCGGGCACTTCGGGGGCACGTCGGCGAACCGTGATCGCAGCGAAGAGCACCATGGCGACCAACCAGCACCAACTCCACGCCAGCGGCGCGCCGTCGCCGACGACCAGCGTGAGCGCCCCGCCGATCAGCGCCAGCTGGCCCGCTGCGCGCAGCGCAGCCCACAACAGCGACCGCTCCACACCGAGCCGTCGCCAGGCCGATACCGCCAGCGCAAGGGCCACCAGGATCGCCGATGCTGCCAGACCCCACGTCGTCGGCTCGGTGGCACCGGATTGGGCGATCATGGCGGGCCGAGTCGAAGGTGGTGGTCGGCCAGCCGCTCGGCCTGTTGGGGATCGTGGGTCACCCACACCAGGGTGGTGCCGCCTTGGGCCAGGCTGAGCGCCAGCGTCTCAAGGTGGGCCGTCGCCTCGGGGTCGAGGCTCGACGTTGGCTCGTCGGCGAGCAGGACCGACGGCCGGGTGGTGAGCGTCCGGGCCAGGCACATCCGCTGGGCCTCGCCTCCCGACAGCCTGGTGGCCTCACGCTCGGCCATCGACGGCTCGAGTGCCACTGATCTCAGAAGCGACGACACCTCGTCGTCGCTCAGCGCGACCGCGGCGCGCAGGTTGTCGGCAACCGTGCCGGGGAACGGAATCGGCCGCTGGAAGACCATGCCGACGTCGCGTCGGAGCGCTCGGGCCTCCCAGTCGGAAACGTCGATGCCCCGGTAGGAGACCGTCCCGGACGACGGCACCACAAGCCGATTGCAACACCGCAACAGCGTGGACTTTCCGGCGCCGGACGGCCCCGAGACGACGGTGATGCCGCCCTCGGCGATGTCGGCCATTCCCAGCGCAAGCCGCCGGACGCCCCCACTGGCGACGACCACGTCTCGGAACACGAACAGCGTCTCGGTCACGAGGTGTCAGCCGGTGCTTGGCTCGGTGGTCGCCAAGGCCACCCGCTCGCGGATCAGCGCCACCAGCATCGAGATCGCGGAAGTGTTGCGTCCACCGTGAGGGATGATGACGTCGGCGAAGCGTCGGGTTGGCTCGACGAACTGCACGTGGCTCGGACGGACGGTGGTCAGGTACTGGCGCACGACCGTCTCGGTCGTTCGCCCTCGCTCGGTCACGTCGCGCTCCATCCGCCGGATGAAGCGGAGGTCGTCGTCGACGTCGAGATAGACGGCCAGGTCGAGCAGTTCTCGCAGGTCGGGGTCGTGCAGCACGAGAATCCCGTCGACGACGATCACCGCTCCGGGGTGGGCAGGCTCGGTGATCGACGATCGGGTGTGGGTGGTGAAGTCGTAGACCGGCACCTCGACCGCAACCCCAGATCGCAGGCGGTTGAGGTGCTCGAAGACGAGTGGCCACTCGAACGCAGTGGGGGAGTCGTAGTTGACCTGTGCCCGCTCCGACATCGGCCGGTCGGACTGATCGAAGTAGTAGCTGTCGACGGTGAGCATCGTCACGTTGACGAGGTTGACGGCCTCGACGATCGACCGGGTGACCGTCGTCTTGCCCGAACCCGACCCTCCGGCGATCCCGATCACGAACGGTCGCTGCGGTTCCACGGAGCCGCAGGCTATCGGGCCACCGGACCTCGTCCTGTTGGCACAAACGGTGTTGCGACAGCGCCTCGGTCTTCAGGCGGCTGTGCCGAAGCCCCTCGGTTGCACCGAGACGCTGAACTGTTCGAGGCACACCTTCATGCCTCGCGTCTCGGTGAAGTCCTTACAGCCGGACTGCTTCAGCCCGAGCACCCGGTCGTAGAGCTCGCCGATGTCGGGCCTCGAGTGCTCTCGTGCCAGTTCGTTGAGCTTCTGGCGGAGGCGCGCACGGAACAGCACCACCGGGTCGGCGTGCTCGCTGTAGTAGCGCACCGCCTCGATGGCGTTCTCCTTCAGCGCGTTGGATGCGTCCTTCACATCGCCGGCGGTACGCCGACCGTTGGGCTTCGGCTGGGCCTCGTTGCTCAGCTCCAGCGTGAAGGAGTACTTGAACTTGAACTCCACCTCGATGTCACGCGTCAGGGCATGATGGACATCTTCGTTGATGCCGCTGTGGCGGCGAACGACGTAGTAGACGCCGAGACGCAGAGCCTTGAGTAGCCCGGGCTCGGTTGCGGGCAGGATCACCTCGAAGCGATTGCGTCGGAGGTGAGCGACCAGCAACGCTCCGGCCGGTGCCGACGGGTAGCGCTGGAAGGTCTTGGGTGGGTGGTATGGGCCGATGATCAGTGGGCACGTCATGATGGGCCTCCTCGGTGCGAGCTTGGTGACCGACCTTCAACATAACCTTTTCACCGTAAGGGTGAAAGTGATTTAAAAATTGAGAATCCCTTGATCCGGGGTGACCTGAGCGGCTCTTCAGTGCTTGGACCGGCTGGCGACCGGTGCCAGGCAGGCGAGTAGCACGCCAACCGCGATACTGACGCCGGCGGGAACGTAGATCTGGCGGATCTCCTGGCCGACGGTCAGACCGGTGATCAGGTCGAGCCCGACGATCAACCACACGAGCTGGACGACCCCGAAGGTCAGCACGGTCGCGCCGGTCGCGATCAGGCCGATCTGCATCGCCTTGCGGTTGCGGGCCATCCATGCGGCGAGGATGACGAGCGCCCCAAAGCCGGCAAGTAGCGCCAGCGCCCGCAGCGATACCGTCCACGCCAGCGGCGCTGCGGTCGAAGACCAGACACCCCACGACAGTCGCGTCGGTGCTGCGATGGCGACCAGCTCAAGCCCTGACCGCTCGAGCAGCTTGCCCTGGTCGAGTACGACGTAGATCAAGGCGCTGACCGGTAGCCACACCGAGACCACCCCGGCGACCACCCTGGCCCAGCGCCCCGACCCCGGCGTCGACCCGGATTCGGACGGCGGCTGCACCCGGCGTGGCGCCGCCAGCGGTGCAGGGGCCGACCAGACGCTGCTGGGAGCGGGCGCCGGAAGCGGCTTCGCGGCGGCTCGGGGCGGCTCCGGGCTCGACAGGTCGTGCACCGCCGTCGCCGCCCCGCCGTCCGGCTGGTCCCAGGCCGACGGAGCGGCGGGAATGCCCGGCGTGACCGAGGTCGGTGTGCCCCCGATGGGCGAGGTCGGCGCCGACGGCGATTCCGGCGGCTGCGATCCGGCGGGGCCGATTTGCGGGTTGACCTGGGTCGAGGTTCCGCCGTCCTGCGGCGGTCGAGGGGGTGTCACCACACCGACGGCGTCCGTCTTCGCCAACCCGTCCGCGGCGGGCGCCTCGGAGCGGCGTCGCCGTTGAATGACGGGCGGTCCTTCGCCGTCGGTTGAACCTCGGTTGCCCGCATCCCGGTTTGTGTCCCGGCCCGCGCTTTCACCGGCGGTCGGATGAACACCACTGGGCGTCTGCGACCGATCGCCCACACCCGGGGACGAAGCGTTGAGCGCCGCCCCGCAGTGGGTGCAGAACCGGGCATCATCGAGGGTATCGGCGTGGCAGTGGGGGCAGATCACAGCGAGCGGTCCAAGGCTGAACGTTCGGGCGGCAGAAGCGGTTGGCAGAGCAGGCGGAGAGTTTGCCGTTGCAGGGAAACGTAGCCCAGGTCGCTGGGATCACCGCAGGTGGGCGCCGGTAAGCTGCGTACCGGGACGGTCTCCGCGTTGGCGAGCGATGCCCGAATGCTCGGTCGGTAACGGCGGGGGCGACGAATGAAACCGACCTTGTGATGGACTCCCGATGACACCTTCCGCCGCCCGTACGATCGATACCGTAGGCCCGCCCGACGGCCGCCTCGTCGAACCTCGATCACCCTGGTACCGCCTCGATCCCGCCGAAGCGGCCAACGAACTCGACGTCGACGTCGCTCGCGGCCTGAGCGAATCCGAAGCCGTCCGGCGCCGGGAGCAGACTGGCCCGAACGAGCTGGTCGGCGAACCGAAACGGCCGTGGTGGAAACGGTTGCTCGACCAGTTTCGCGGGGTGCTCATCCTGCTCCTGCTCGGGGCTGCGGTGATCTCGGCCGCAGTTGGCGACTTGAAGGACCCGATCGTGATCGGGGTGGTCGTCATCATCAATGCGTTGCTCGGCTTCGTTCAGGAACAGCGGGCCGACCAGGCGATGGAAGCGCTGTCGGGCATGTTGACCACGCAGGCCAAGGTGCGCCGGGACGGCGCGGTCGAGGAGATCGCCTCCGCCGACGTGGTGCCCGGGGACCTGGTTCTGCTCAAGTCTGGCGACCGGATTCCCGCGGACGGCCGCTTCGTGAAGGCGAACTCGTTGTCGGTGGACGAGAGCACCCTGACCGGCGAGTCGGAACCGGTCGACAAGGACGAGCCCTCGTTGCCCGCCGGCGAGGGCGAGGTCGCCCTGGCCGACCGGTCCAACATC includes these proteins:
- a CDS encoding M23 family metallopeptidase, whose protein sequence is MRPRQSRVLGHSRRGGSALAVWAISLSAVGLLAGGCATTPPRAFAFPVKSSATRYARTHHHYPAADMFAPCGTAVVAPTDAVVEEVETRDRWRRATDDPALRSGLLVSLVDFRGVRYYGSHLSKVQVSVGQRVSRGQRVGSVGDTGNAKGTGCHLHFGLSPACLTGWQNRRGKLAPQPYLDSWRKGARNDPAPAIARMACR
- a CDS encoding cystathionine beta-synthase, whose protein sequence is MAPSVLDLFGNTPLVRLGRLSEQEGLVATLAMKMETTNPGGSTKDRPALQMILDAEAAGELVPGGTIVEPTSGNTGVGLAIVAAQRGYDCIFVMTDKVAPEKVDLLRSYGAEVVVCPVAVAPEDPESYYSVAERLVEETPNAYRPNQYANPSNPAAHTASTGPELWAQTEGRITHFVAGAGTCGTITGVATYLKAQNPEIQIIAADPEGSVFSGGSGRPYLVEGVGEDFFPDAWNTDLYDGIIAVSDADSFSMARRVARTEGILVGGSGGMAVAAALQVAAAAGPDDLVVVLNPDSGRGYLSKVFNDDWMANFGFTTSSGPTLADAIERSGGPRDLLYVNPEQPVREAIDVMRSNGISQLPVCKNTPPFAAAEVMGSVDELVLMRAAAGDRATLDLPVESVLGPSLPTIGIGQEVNLAIEQLRTATALLVLGGGRPCCILTRSDVLGFLEFGDDPGGDRHVD
- a CDS encoding cystathionine gamma-synthase: MSTDAQPGKAHGFATRAIHAGQPHDPITGAVVTPISLATTFAQPEVGQLMGGFEYGRTGNPTRAAYEACLASLEGGTDAVAFASGLSAEDALLRLVAPGSRIVLGDDAYGGTYRLISAVHALEGRDHLAFDLTDPGKLEANWPDDATMVWLETPTNPLLTCLDITAIAEVAHAHGAILVVDNTFATPALQRPLEHGADVVVHSATKYLGGHSDVVGGIVATSDEELAQRLRYLQNAVGAVPSPFDCYLVLRGLKTLDVRMERHSANAAVIAEALQAHPQVERVRYPGLKSHPTHRVAARQMSGFGGMVSFECRGGEAAALEVVSHTELFTLAESLGAVESLIEHPGRMTHASAAGSPLEVPASLVRCSVGIEDAADLVADLTAALDRLP
- a CDS encoding bis-aminopropyl spermidine synthase family protein, producing the protein MNDEHGTNEEQVIDEEQVISAAKAPAGLATIALRPAVALLVEGPASIGELVAASGISRRGIEALLAGLTTAAGDEEATPGLSLEDDRWELSDPLRAELIEGWALDGPSESGAFTDPELHTRLQAWSLGLDAPRRDLDHRPATHDGVAARLDVLDRHLDLRGAHVLVLGGRDLDALALAADGRAEEVAVVDVDDSVLATLGSTGLDGRGPLLRWCDVRVGLPRSLADWADLVIVNPPFTPEGMAAFLAVATDALAGPDGRVAVTYGFGETRATLGWQVQREMMRAAFAISAMWPDVVTYAGAEAIGGRADLYLLAPTGREGTQGEAAENLYSQGPAAARSAIEADSAPLSAATEEAGPDAQVIGVRRLIGGDQAPKLRSGAVPVVDLRGDPGAWLPRALLALAAPSAVLVCDVDTADRSADPEQRDTTGGRGWVEAHLSRWWRLEPAQRAVAGADLLVARRIDDEAPASPAGPPLVGRGHANPRNVIAEWLTRSSEIDPPPTRRQARAAASDHLASLGTTVRPGDSLLDLPLDRIAALLTDPAPASS
- a CDS encoding PQQ-dependent sugar dehydrogenase, whose amino-acid sequence is MARFPAEEATALAVDEDGQLFVGERLSGRVSKVDPDSGEAEALFTVDDLDTDLEQGGLLDVAIDTEGTLLVSYTATDGHLVIDEVAGSPGKLTRRWDGPVAAERSNGGRLAVLGGDTAEQDTLVVGVGDLLDPESSPLPDTANGKLLVVNDSGEASPFATGLNNPFALGTDGKNTVWVADNAPGDNPERLLRLTAARSEKVASWTDTRVPSGLAVLDDRTLAICYYATGELVLVDADNPQGGSGPLVADDCRFGVQSLGDRRLAYATDDEVVIVDVAG
- the fetB gene encoding iron export ABC transporter permease subunit FetB yields the protein MIAQSGATEPTTWGLAASAILVALALAVSAWRRLGVERSLLWAALRAAGQLALIGGALTLVVGDGAPLAWSWCWLVAMVLFAAITVRRRAPEVPAAFPLALVAFSTTTIISLGVLFGAGIFPMTSRTIVPLAGMVIGNSLSSTVLAARRTIEELREQRDRVEARLALGLSGRQAVQPQLRAASRTALIPQIETTKSVGLVFLPGAMVGLILAGVEPAAAVRVQLAVMYLILGSVAVTTTVMAIGLSTRLITADDRLVELPPAE
- a CDS encoding phosphate ABC transporter ATP-binding protein, with amino-acid sequence MADIAEGGITVVSGPSGAGKSTLLRCCNRLVVPSSGTVSYRGIDVSDWEARALRRDVGMVFQRPIPFPGTVADNLRAAVALSDDEVSSLLRSVALEPSMAEREATRLSGGEAQRMCLARTLTTRPSVLLADEPTSSLDPEATAHLETLALSLAQGGTTLVWVTHDPQQAERLADHHLRLGPP
- the udk gene encoding uridine kinase translates to MIGIAGGSGSGKTTVTRSIVEAVNLVNVTMLTVDSYYFDQSDRPMSERAQVNYDSPTAFEWPLVFEHLNRLRSGVAVEVPVYDFTTHTRSSITEPAHPGAVIVVDGILVLHDPDLRELLDLAVYLDVDDDLRFIRRMERDVTERGRTTETVVRQYLTTVRPSHVQFVEPTRRFADVIIPHGGRNTSAISMLVALIRERVALATTEPSTG
- a CDS encoding zinc-ribbon domain-containing protein, whose protein sequence is MICPHCHADTLDDARFCTHCGAALNASSPGVGDRSQTPSGVHPTAGESAGRDTNRDAGNRGSTDGEGPPVIQRRRRSEAPAADGLAKTDAVGVVTPPRPPQDGGTSTQVNPQIGPAGSQPPESPSAPTSPIGGTPTSVTPGIPAAPSAWDQPDGGAATAVHDLSSPEPPRAAAKPLPAPAPSSVWSAPAPLAAPRRVQPPSESGSTPGSGRWARVVAGVVSVWLPVSALIYVVLDQGKLLERSGLELVAIAAPTRLSWGVWSSTAAPLAWTVSLRALALLAGFGALVILAAWMARNRKAMQIGLIATGATVLTFGVVQLVWLIVGLDLITGLTVGQEIRQIYVPAGVSIAVGVLLACLAPVASRSKH